Proteins encoded in a region of the Penaeus vannamei isolate JL-2024 chromosome 30, ASM4276789v1, whole genome shotgun sequence genome:
- the LOC113816229 gene encoding platelet binding protein GspB, whose translation MRTWISLTVLSVAVVSTLSFPRPDAEYKIPTVGLGARSQYYVLHDDGTFKYGYDTGDGAYESAMANAPGDVSGSFGYKDASGADIKLDYTANDQGFLVSGSHLPVAPVADTAPLVPTKSAASTYDVPPAPSRSVVASQPAAPSQPVAASAPLEESQVRSSALGDGSYSFSYENQRSSRHETADALNNVKGRYSFIADDDVNRQIQYIAGADTGYIAEGDSLPQGPPVPGAESGIPTGRILPVLSEQQANELAAATSGSASASPLTAATYSSPLDSAPRDASYSFSYDAGQSSRSESADPNLNVQGTFSFDADDGVRRTVNYVAGSATGFVAEGDHLPIAPDVPSSDSHTQSSSPGVVSTKTAFLAPSHAAHPKPVAPAAPAEEAQVRSSTLDDGSYSFSYKTQSSSRHESAGAQNNVKGRYSFIADDDVSREIQYIAGADTGYIAEGDSLPQGPPVPGAETGIPTGRILPVLSEEEANALARVSPLLKSGEGSDNADTQADASYRFSFDSDSYSRTEEADADGNIVGSYTYVDEHGKEHTVNFVAGRKIGFSPEGFPQPTAATGDATPIASASPRHSSPSKSSDVTAAQDASPVAVTKAAESTATSGSHTSQVVGDVLLHQYNAVNNPKYGYVFTVVLLGRHPSSSAVNMRTWISLTVLSVAVVSTLSFPRPDAEYKIPTVGLGARSQYYVLHDDGTFKYGYDTGDGAYESAMANAPGDVSGSFGYKDASGADIKLDYTANDQGFLVSGSHLPVAPVADTAPLVSTKSAASTYDVPPAPSRSVVASQPAAPSQPVAASAPLEESQVQSSALGDGSYSFSYENQRSSRHETADALNNVKGRYSFIADDDVNRQIQYIAGADTGYIAEGDSLPQGPPVPGAESGIPTGRILPVLSEQQANELAAATSGSASASPLTAATYSSPLDSAPRDASYSFSYDAGQSSRSESADPNLNVQGTFSFDADDGVRRTVNYVAGSATGFVAEGDHLPIAPDVPSSDSHTQSSSPGVVSTKTAFLAPSHAAHPKPVAPAAPAEEVQVRSSTLDDGSYSFSYKTQSSSRHESAGAQNNVKGRYSFIADDDVSREIQYIAGADTGYIAEGDSLPQGPPVPGAETGIPTGRILPVLSEEEANALAGVSPLLKSGEGSDIADTQADASYRFSFDSDSYSRTEEADADGNIVGSYTYVDEDGKEHTVNFVAGRKTGFSPEGFPQPTAAAAIATASPGHSSLSKPSGVTAAQDASPVAITKVAGSSATSGTHTSQLIGDVFLHQYNAVNSPKYGYAFTAVR comes from the exons ATGAGGACGTGGATTAGCTTA ACCGTATTGTCCGTGGCGGTGGTTAGCACGCTGAGTTTTCCACGTCCTGATGCCGAGTACAAGATTCCGACCGTAGGCCTCGGTGCCAGGTCACAATACTATGTTCTCCACGACGACGGGACCTTCAAGTATGGCTATGACACTGGTGACGGAGCCTATGAGTCGGCGATGGCAAATGCTCCCGGGGACGTCTCTGGCTCCTTTGGGTACAAGGATGCATCCGGGGCAGACATAAAGCTGGATTATACAGCTAATGACCAAGGCTTCCTTGTCAGTGGATCTCATCTACCAGTTGCCCCAGTGGCTGATACTGCTCCTCTCGTGCCCACCAAAAGCGCGGCTTCCACCTACGATGTTCCTCCCGCTCCTTCGCGTTCTGTAGTTGCCTCCCAACCAGCTGCACCCTCACAGCCGGTAGCCGCATCAGCACCGCTTGAAGAATCTCAAGTACGAAGCTCTGCTCTTGGCGATGGAAGTTACTCTTTCTCCTACGAGAATCAGAGAAGCTCACGTCACGAAACAGCAGATGCTCTCAACAACGTCAAGGGAAGGTATTCCTTTATTGCTGATGATGACGTAAATAGGCAAATCCAGTACATTGCTGGAGCTGACACTGGTTACATTGCTGAAGGAGATTCCCTTCCTCAAGGACCACCTGTTCCAGGCGCAGAATCTGGAATTCCAACTGGACGAATTCTTCCTGTTCTGTCTGAGCAACAGGCTAACGAGCTTGCTGCTGCCACTTCTGGTTCTGCAAGTGCTAGCCCTTTGACTGCTGCCACCTACAGTTCTCCTCTTGACTCTGCTCCAAGGGACGCTTCTTACTCTTTCAGTTATGATGCTGGTCAAAGCTCTCGATCGGAAAGTGCTGATCCCAACCTTAACGTACAGGGAACTTTCAGCTTTGATGCCGATGATGGCGTTCGAAGGACTGTGAACTATGTTGCTGGATCTGCTACTGGTTTCGTCGCTGAAGGTGATCACTTACCTATTGCTCCAGATGTGCCAAGTTCTGACTCTCACACTCAGTCTTCCAGCCCAGGTGTTGTGTCAACCAAAACTGCATTTCTTGCCCCTTCACATGCTGCCCATCCTAAGCCTGTTGCCCCAGCAGCACCAGCTGAAGAAGCTCAAGTACGAAGTTCTACTCTTGACGATGGAAGTTACTCTTTCTCCTACAAGACTCAGAGTAGCTCACGACATGAAAGTGCGGGCGCACAGAACAATGTCAAGGGAAGGTATTCCTTTATTGCTGATGATGACGTAAGTAGGGAGATCCAGTATATTGCTGGAGCTGACACCGGATACATTGCTGAAGGAGACTCCCTTCCTCAAGGACCACCTGTTCCAGGCGCAGAAACTGGAATTCCAACTGGACGcattctccctgtcctctctgaAGAAGAAGCCAATGCTCTAGCAAGAGTCTCACCTCTGCTTAAGTCTGGAGAGGGGAGTGACAATGCAGACACTCAGGCAGATGCTTCATACAGATTTTCCTTTGATTCTGACAGTTATTCACGGACTGAGGAAGCTGATGCTGATGGCAACATTGTCGGAAGCTACACCTACGTAGATGAACATGGAAAAGAACATACTGTTAACTTTGTAGCAGGAAGGAAAATTGGATTTTCCCCCGAGGGATTCCCTCAACCCACAGCAGCTACAGGAGATGCAACACCTATAGCATCTGCTTCACCCAGACATTCGTCACCTTCGAAATCAAGCGATGTTACAGCTGCCCAAGATGCCAGTCCTGTAGCAGTAACGAAAGCTGCTGAATCTACAGCAACGTCCGGGAGTCACACATCGCAGGTCGTAGGCGACGTTCTCCTTCACCAGTATAATGCTGTGAATAATCCGAAATATGGTTACGTATTCACGGTTGTCC TACTCGGCAGGCATCCCAGCTCCTCCGCCGTTAACATGAGGACGTGGATTAGCTTA ACCGTGTTGTCCGTGGCGGTGGTTAGCACGCTGAGTTTTCCACGTCCTGATGCCGAGTACAAGATTCCGACCGTAGGCCTCGGTGCCAGGTCACAATACTATGTTCTCCACGACGACGGGACCTTCAAGTATGGCTATGACACTGGTGACGGAGCCTATGAGTCGGCGATGGCAAATGCTCCCGGGGACGTCTCTGGCTCCTTTGGGTACAAGGATGCATCCGGGGCAGACATAAAGCTGGATTATACAGCTAATGACCAAGGCTTCCTTGTCAGTGGATCTCATCTACCAGTTGCCCCAGTGGCTGATACTGCTCCTCTCGTGTCCACCAAAAGCGCGGCTTCCACCTACGATGTTCCTCCCGCTCCTTCGCGTTCTGTAGTTGCCTCCCAACCAGCTGCACCCTCACAGCCGGTAGCCGCATCAGCACCGCTTGAAGAATCTCAAGTACAAAGCTCTGCTCTTGGCGATGGAAGTTACTCTTTCTCCTACGAGAATCAGAGAAGCTCACGTCACGAAACAGCAGATGCTCTCAACAACGTCAAGGGAAGGTATTCCTTTATTGCTGATGATGACGTAAATAGGCAAATCCAGTACATTGCTGGAGCTGACACTGGTTACATTGCTGAAGGAGATTCCCTTCCTCAAGGACCACCTGTTCCAGGCGCAGAATCTGGAATTCCAACTGGACGAATTCTTCCTGTTCTGTCTGAGCAACAGGCTAACGAGCTTGCTGCTGCCACTTCTGGTTCTGCAAGTGCTAGCCCTTTGACTGCTGCCACCTACAGTTCTCCTCTTGACTCTGCTCCAAGGGACGCTTCTTACTCTTTCAGTTATGATGCTGGTCAAAGCTCTCGATCGGAAAGTGCTGATCCCAACCTTAACGTACAGGGAACTTTCAGCTTTGATGCCGATGATGGCGTTCGAAGGACTGTGAACTATGTTGCTGGATCTGCTACTGGTTTCGTCGCTGAAGGTGATCACTTACCTATTGCTCCAGATGTGCCAAGTTCTGACTCTCACACTCAGTCTTCCAGCCCAGGTGTTGTGTCAACCAAAACTGCATTTCTTGCCCCTTCACATGCTGCCCATCCTAAGCCTGTTGCCCCAGCAGCACCAGCTGAAGAAGTTCAAGTACGAAGTTCTACTCTTGACGATGGAAGTTACTCTTTCTCCTACAAGACTCAGAGTAGCTCACGACATGAAAGTGCGGGCGCACAGAACAATGTCAAGGGAAGGTATTCCTTTATTGCTGATGATGACGTAAGTAGGGAGATCCAGTATATTGCTGGAGCTGACACCGGATACATTGCTGAAGGAGACTCCCTTCCTCAAGGACCACCTGTTCCAGGCGCAGAAACTGGAATTCCAACTGGACGcattctccctgtcctctctgaAGAAGAAGCCAATGCTCTAGCAGGAGTCTCTCCTCTGCTGAAGTCTGGAGAAGGGAGCGACATTGCAGACACTCAGGCAGATGCTTCATACAGATTTTCCTTTGATTCTGATAGTTATTCACGGACTGAGGAAGCTGATGCTGATGGCAACATTGTCGGAAGCTACACCTACGTagatgaagatggaaaagaacATACTGTTAACTTTGTAGCAGGAAGGAAAACTGGATTTTCCCCCGAGGGATTCCCTCAACCCACAGCAGCTGCAGCTATAGCAACTGCTTCACCCGGCCATTCGTCACTTTCGAAACCAAGTGGTGTTACAGCTGCTCAAGATGCCAGTCCTGTAGCAATAACGAAAGTTGCAGGGTCCTCAGCAACGTCAGGAACTCACACATCGCAGCTCATAGGCGACGTTTTCCTTCACCAGTACAATGCTGTCAATAGCCCCAAATATGGTTATGCGTTCACGGCTGTTCGTTGA
- the LOC138867494 gene encoding uncharacterized protein, producing MKTDGPWHFGMKLAGPRHFGMKTDGPWYFGMKTAGPWHFRMKTADPWHFGMKTAGPWHFGMKTADPWYFGMKTAGPWHSGMKTAGPWHFRMKTAGPWHFGMKAAGPWHFRKKTAVPWHFEMKTAGPWHCGIKAAGPWHFRMKTAGPCHFGMKTAGPWHFGIKTAGPWHSGMKTAGPWHFRMKTFGPWLFGMKTADPWYFGMKTDGPWHFRMKTPSP from the coding sequence atgaaaacggatggtccctggcactttggaatgaaattAGCTGGTCCcaggcactttggaatgaaaacagatgGTCCTTggtactttggaatgaaaacggctggtccctggcactttagaatgaaaacagctgatccctggcactttggaatgaaaacagctggtccctggcactttggaatgaaaacagctgatcCCTggtactttggaatgaaaacggctggtccctggcactctggaatgaaaacagctggtccctggcactttcgaatgaaaacagctggtccctggcactttggaatgaaagcAGCTGGTCCCTGGCATTTTCGAAAGAAAACAGCTGTTCCCTGGCACTTtgaaatgaaaacagctggtccctggcactgtGGAATAAAggcagctggtccctggcactttcgaatgaaaacggctggtccctgtcactttggaatgaaaacagctggcccctggcactttggaatcaaaacagctggtccctggcactctggaatgaaaacggctggtccctggcactttagAATGAAAACATTTGGTCCCTGGctctttggaatgaaaacagctgatcCTTggtactttggaatgaaaacggatggtccctggcactttagAATGAAAACACCTAGTCCCTGA
- the LOC138867495 gene encoding uncharacterized protein — MKTADPWHFGMKTAGPWHFGMKTADPWYFGMKTAGPWHSGMKTAGPWHFRMKTAGPWHFGMKAAGPWHFRKKTAVPWHFEMKTAGPWHCGIKAAGPWHFRMKTAGPCHFGMKTAGPWHFGIKTAGPWHSGMKTAGPWHFRMKTFGPWLFGMKTADPWYFGMKTDGPWHFRMKTPSP, encoded by the coding sequence atgaaaacagctgatccctggcactttggaatgaaaacagctggtccctggcactttggaatgaaaacagctgatcCCTggtactttggaatgaaaacggctggtccctggcactctggaatgaaaacagctggtccctggcactttcgaatgaaaacagctggtccctggcactttggaatgaaagcAGCTGGTCCCTGGCATTTTCGAAAGAAAACAGCTGTTCCCTGGCACTTtgaaatgaaaacagctggtccctggcactgtGGAATAAAggcagctggtccctggcactttcgaatgaaaacggctggtccctgtcactttggaatgaaaacagctggcccctggcactttggaatcaaaacagctggtccctggcactctggaatgaaaacggctggtccctggcactttagAATGAAAACATTTGGTCCCTGGctctttggaatgaaaacagctgatcCTTggtactttggaatgaaaacggatggtccctggcactttagAATGAAAACACCTAGTCCCTGA
- the LOC138867496 gene encoding ribosome-binding protein 1-like: MKTADPWHFGMKTAGPWHLRMKTAGPWHFGMKTAGPWHFGMKTAGPWPFRMKTAFPWHFAMKTVGTWHCGIKTAGPWHFRMKTDSPRHFGMKTAVPWHFQMKTDGPWNFGMKTAVPWHFGIKTAGSWHYGRKTVGPCHFGVKTAGPWQFPMKTDSPRHFGMKTAVTWHFEVKTDGPWNFGMKTAGPWHFGIKTAGSWHYGMKTAGPCHFGVKIAGPWHFGMKTACPWHFGMRTAAPWQFGMKTAGPWHSGMKTDGPGTLE; this comes from the coding sequence atgaaaacggctgatccctggcactttggaatgaaaacagctggtccctggcacctTAGAATGAAAActgctggtccctggcactttggaatgaaaacagctggtccctggcactttggaatgaaaacagctgggcCCTGGCCTTTTCGAATGAAAACAGCTTTTCCTTGGCACTTTGCAATGAAAACAGTTGGTACCTGGCACTGTGGAAtaaaaacagctggtccctggcactttcgaATGAAAACGGATAGTCcccggcactttggaatgaaaacagctgttcCCTGGCACTTTCAAATGAAAACAGATGGTCCCTggaactttggaatgaaaacagctgtcccctggcactttggaataaaAACAGCTGGTTCCTGGCACTATGGAAGGAAAACAGTTGGTCCTTGTCACTTTGGagtgaaaacagctggtccctggcaatTTCCAATGAAAACGGATAGTCcccggcactttggaatgaaaacagctgttaCCTGGCACTTTGAAGTGAAAACAGATGGTCCCTggaactttggaatgaaaacagctggccCCTGGCATTTTGGAATAAAAACAGCTGGTTCCTGGCACTATGGAATGAAAACCGCTGGTCCTTGTCACTTTGGAGTGAAAatagctggtccctggcactttggaatgaaaacggcttgtccctggcactttggaatgagaACAGCTGCTCCTTGGcaatttggaatgaaaacagctggtccctggcactctggaatgaaaacggatggtcccggcactttggaatga
- the LOC138867497 gene encoding foot protein 1 variant 1-like: MKTAGPWHFRMKTDSPRHFGMKTAVPWHFEMKTDGPWNFGMKTAGPWHFGIKTAGSWHYGRKTVGPCHFGVKTAGPWHFRMKTDSPRPFGMKTAVPWHFEVKTDSPWNFGMKTARPWHFGIKTAGSWHYGMKTVGPCHFGLKIAGPWHFGMKTACPWHFGMRTAAPWQFGMKIAGPWHSGKKTVGPWHVIMKTAGPWQFEMKTAGPWHFGMKRMVPGTLE, translated from the coding sequence atgaaaacagctggtccctggcactttcgaATGAAAACGGATAGTCcccggcactttggaatgaaaacagctgttcCCTGGCACTTTGAAATGAAAACAGATGGTCCCTggaactttggaatgaaaacagctggcccctggcactttggaataaaAACAGCTGGTTCCTGGCACTATGGAAGGAAAACAGTTGGTCCTTGTCACTTTGGagtgaaaacagctggtccctggcactttcgaATGAAAACGGATAGTCCCCGGccctttggaatgaaaacagctgttcCCTGGCACTTTGAAGTGAAAACAGATAGTCCCTggaactttggaatgaaaacagctcgCCCCTGGCATTTTGGAATAAAAACAGCTGGTTCCTGGCACTATGGAATGAAAACAGTTGGTCCTTGTCACTTTGGATTGAAAatagctggtccctggcactttggaatgaaaacggcttgtccctggcactttggaatgagaACAGCTGCTCCTTGGCAATTTGGAATGAAAatagctggtccctggcactctgGAAAGAAAACAGTTGGTCCCTGGCACGTTATAATGAAAACGGCTGGTCCCTGGCAGTTtgaaatgaaaacagctggtccttggcactttggaatgaaacgGATGGTCcccggcactttggaatga
- the LOC138867498 gene encoding PPE family protein PPE10-like — protein MKPDGPWLFGIIQLVPGPFWYLALWDENGWSLALWNENSWSLALWNENGWSLALWNENGWSLAIWNENRWSLVFWNENSWSLGLGNENGWSRHFGMKTADPWHFGMKTAGPWDFKMKTDGPRHFGMKTAGTWYFGMKTDGPCQFGMKTAGPWHFGMKTAGPWHFGVKTGGPWHFGMKTAGALHFGMKTAGPWHFGIKTAGPWHNGMKTVSPCHFGVKIAGPWHFGMKMECPCHFRMRTAAPWQFEMKTAGP, from the exons atgaaaccGGATGGTCCCTGGCTCTTTGGAATAATACAGCTGGTCCCTGGCCCTTT ctggtacCTGGCACTTTGGGATGAAaacggctggtccctggcactttggaatgaaaacagctggtccctggcactttggaatgaaaacggatggtccctagcactttggaatgaaaacggatGGTCTCTGGcaatttggaatgaaaacaggtgGTCCCTGGtattttggaatgaaaacagctggtccttGGGACTTGGGAATGAAAACGGATGGTCCCGGCACTTTGGGATGAAAACGGCTgatccctggcactttggaatgaaaacggctgGTCCTTGGGACTTTAAAATGAAAACGGATGGTCCCCGGcattttggaatgaaaacagctggtacCTGGTACTTTGGGATGAAAACGGATGGTCCCTGTCAAtttggaatgaaaacggctggtccctggcactttggaatgaaaacagctggtccctggcactttggagtGAAAACAggtggtccctggcactttggaatgaaaacagctggcgccttgcactttggaatgaaaacagctggtccctggcactttggaataaaaacagctggtccctggcacaaTGGAATGAAAACAGTTAGTCCTTGTCACTTTGGAGTGAAAatagctggtccctggcactttggaatgaaaatggAATGTCCCTGCCACTTTCGAATGAGAACAGCTGCTCCTTGGCAATTtgaaatgaaaacagctggtccttag
- the LOC138867499 gene encoding ribosome-binding protein 1-like produces MKTAGPWHFGMKTDGPWHFGMKTDGPWNFGIKTAGPWHSGMKTDGPWHFGMKTAGPWHFVIKTAAVPWHFGMKTDGPWHFGMKTAGPWKFGIKTAGPWHSGMKTAGPWHFRMKTFGPWLFGIKTADPCWSLALWNENGWSLALWNENSCSLDIRNENSWSQALWNENGWSMVLWNENGLSLAHWDENSWSLALWNEISWSLELWNENGWSMVLLNGPWNFGMKNAGTWHFGMKTAGPWHFGMKTAGHWHFGMKTACPWHIGMKTGGPWHFGMKPDGPWQFGIKQLVPGTLE; encoded by the exons atgaaaacagctggtccctggcactttggaatgaaaacggatggcccctggcactttggaatgaaaacagacgGTCCCTGGAACTTTGGAAtaaaaacagctggtccctggcactccGGAATGAAAACGGATGgcccctggcactttggaatgaaaacagctggtccctggcactttgttataaaaacagctg ctgttccctggcactttggaatgaaaacggatggtccctggcactttggaatgaaaacagctggtccctggaaATTTGGAAtaaaaacagctggtccctggcactctggaatgaaaacggctggtccctggcactttagAATGAAAACATTTGGTCCCTGGCTCTTTGGAATTAAAACAGCTGATCCTTg ctggtccctagcactttggaatgaaaacggctggtccctggcactttggaatgaaaacagctgttcCCTGGACAttcggaatgaaaacagctggtcccaggcactttggaatgaaaacggctggtccatggtactttggaatgaaaacggctTGTCCCTGGCACATTGggatgaaaacagctggtccctggcactctgGAATGAAATCAGCTGGTCCTTggaactttggaatgaaaacggctgGTCCATGGTACTTTTGAATGGTCCCTGGAATTTTGGAATGAAAAACGCTGGtacctggcactttggaatgaaaacggctggtccctggcactttggaatgaaaacagctggtcactggcactttggaatgaaaacggctTGTCCCTGGCACATTGGAATGAAAACAGGTGGTCCTTGGCACTTTGGGATGAAACCGGATGGTCCCTGGCAGTTTGGAataaaacagctggtccctggcactttggaataa
- the LOC138867500 gene encoding uncharacterized protein: MCQEPAVFIPNCQVPAFFIPKCQGPSVFIPKCQGPAVFLPKCQGPSVFISKCQGPSVFISKCQGPAVFILKCQGPSVFITKCWGPAVFIPECQRPAVLIPKCQGPSVFIPKYQGPAILIPKYQGQAVFIPKWQGPSVFIPECQGPAVFIPKCQELAVFIPNCQGPSVFIPEFQGPAVFIPKVPGTSCFHSKVPRTSRFHSKVPGTSYFYSKVPGTIRFHYKVPGASCIIPKCQGPSGFIPKCQGPTVLFQSAKHHPFSFQSAGEHPFSFQSARDQLFYSKLPGTSCFIPNCQGPSVFIPKCQGPPVFIP, translated from the coding sequence atgTGCCAGGAACcagccgttttcattccaaaCTGCCAGGTACCAGcttttttcattccaaagtgccagggaccatccgttttcattccaaagtgccagggaccagctgttttccttccaaagtgccagggaccatccGTTTTCATTTCAAAGTGCCAAGGACCATCCGTTTTCATttcaaagtgccagggaccagctgttttcattctaaagtgccagggaccatctGTTTTCATTACAAAGTGCtggggaccagctgttttcattccagagTGCCAGAGACCAGCTGTTTtgattccaaagtgccagggaccatctgttttcattccaaagtaccAAGGACCAGCCATTTTGATTCCTAAGTACCAGGGACAagccgttttcattccaaagtggcagggaccatccgttttcattccagagtgccagggaccagctgttttcattccaaagtgccaggaaCTAGCTGTTTTCATTCCGAATTGCCAGGGACCATCTGTTTTCATTCCAGAGttccagggaccagctgttttcattccaaaagtaccagggaccagctgttttcattctaAAGTACCAAGGACcagccgttttcattccaaagtgccagggaccagctatTTTTactccaaagtgccagggaccattCGTTTTCATTACAAAGTGCCAGGGGCCAGCTGTattattccaaagtgccagggaccatccggtttcattccaaagtgccagggaccaacTGTTTTATTCCAAAGTGCCAAGCACCatccgttttcattccaaagtgctgGGGAGCatccgttttcattccaaagtgccagggatcAGCTGTTTTATTCCAAattgccagggaccagctgttttatTCCAAATTGCCAGGGACCATCCGTTTTCAtcccaaagtgccagggaccaccTGTTTTCATTCCatag